The following are encoded together in the Brassica napus cultivar Da-Ae chromosome A9, Da-Ae, whole genome shotgun sequence genome:
- the LOC125577742 gene encoding protein NEN2-like yields the protein MVPSEDRSEIAFFDLETTIPFRAGQKHEILEFGSILVCPKKLVELRSYTQLVRPANLNRITDRSVSCNGIKREDVKSQPTFAEIADDVYEILHGRVWAGHNILRFDIPRIREAFAEIGRDPPEPKGTIDSLVLLTQKFGRRAGDMKMATLATYFGIGNQTHRSLDDVRMNFEVLKYCATVLFLESSLPDELIENSVTTTTPETSSRRRRNTRTSPVGEQTAESTTAIPILSFVSPAGSQTNPFDMSTLSNEIASETLQPDVPMEEERNQPSKAIITSDQEGFLEPGEISSPSIKAVQVPLYHGSQITKPQLVLGDNKPLQLRCSDLKVRFGISGKFMDNAGRRKLNFVIDLCPSLCNVLQECDSAAKTISVDSGSGSDWNPVIIPVKGFLNSPTARIHIPIGLNGEMDCYAAEIHQRELPGAATTHKLISSNPSAEELESLVNPGTVLDAFLSLEPYDYQQRAGIRLVARKLVIH from the exons ATGGTTCCGTCCGAAGACCGCTCAGAGATCGCCTTCTTCGACTTAGAGACGACAATCCCCTTTCGAGCTGGCCAAAAGCACGAGATTCTCGAGTTCGGTTCCATCCTCGTCTGCCCCAAGAAGCTAGTCGAGCTTCGGAGCTACACGCAGCTCGTCCGACCCGCGAATCTCAACCGCATCACTGATCGCTCCGTGAGTTGCAACGGTATCAAACGAGAGGACGTTAAGTCGCAACCCACCTTTGCAGAGATCGCTGACGACGTCTACGAGATTCTCCATG GAAGGGTATGGGCaggtcacaacatattgaggttTGATATACCAAGGATAAGAGAAGCTTTTGCAGAGATTGGAAGAGATCCACCAGAGCCAAAGGGCACCATTGACTCCTTGGTGTTGCTTACTCAAAAGTTTGGGAGGAGAGCTGGTGATATGAAG ATGGCGACACTGGCTACATACTTTGGGATTGGGAATCAAACGCATAG GAGTCTGGATGATGTGAGAATGAATTTCGAGGTTCTCAAGTATTGTGCCACTGTTTTATTCCTG GAGTCAAGTCTACCAGATGAACTTATAGAGAACTCGGTTACTACTACTACGCCAGAAACAAGTTCAAGAAGACGTAGGAATACAAGAACATCTCCGGTTGGTGAGCAGACAGCGGAGAGCACCACAGCCATACCTATTCTCTCATTCGTCTCACCAGCAGGATCTCAAACCAATCCCTTTGATATGAGCACTTTAAGCAACGAGATAGCCTCCGAGACTCTTCAACCAGATGTTCCCATGGAAGAAGAACGAAACCAGCCATCTAAGGCTATTATTACCTCTGACCAGGAAGGATTCTTGGAGCCTGGAGAGATATCTAGTCCAAGCATCAAAGCTGTTCAGGTCCCTCTTTATCACGGGAGTCAAATAACGAAGCCTCAGCTTGTCCTTGGAGACAACAAACCTCTTCAGCTCCGTTGTTCTGACCTGAAAGTAAGGTTTGGAATCAGCGGCAAATTTATGGATAACGCTGGGAGGAGGAAGCTGAACTTTGTGATTGATCTGTGTCCAAGTCTCTGCAACGTATTGCAAGAGTGTGACAGTGCTGCAAAGACGATATCTGTTGATTCAGGCAGTGGTTCTGACTGGAACCCGGTGATCATTCCGGTGAAAGGGTTTCTCAACTCTCCTACCGCAAGGATACA TATACCGATAGGGTTAAATGGAGAAATGGACTGTTATGCAGCTGAGATACACCAGAGGGAGCTGCCTGGAGCTGCTACTACTCATAAACTCATCTCAAGCAACCCAAGCGCTGAGGAGCTTGAGTCTTTGGTGAATCCAGGAACTGTCCTTGATGCTTTCTTGTCTCTGGAGCCATATGATTATCAGCAAAGAGCTGGGATCCGTTTAGTTGCTAGAAAGCTTGTTATACATTAG
- the LOC125577989 gene encoding uncharacterized protein At4g04775-like encodes MTNTKYHGAIPTRCWCGKKIVTYVSKTEENPYRRFFRCEIGLQRKKENHLFKWVDEALLDEIERMSEHQARVAEEIEDLRISMKKTVQEEVMNHKHSLDVGCVGTLFSLLCLWSKCD; translated from the exons ATGACGAATACGAAATACCATGGAGCGATCCCTACCAGATGCTGGTGTGGAAAGAAGATtgtcacttatgtttcaaaaaCGGAAGAGAACCCATACAGACGATTCTTCAGATGTGAGATTGGTTTACAG agaaaaaaagaaaatcatcttTTTAAGTGGGTGGACGAAGCTCTGCTTGATGAGATTGAAAGGATGTCTGAGCATCAGGCGAGAGTTGCTGAGGAAATTGAAGATCTGAGAATTTCCATGAAGAAGACAGTGCAGGAAGAAGTTATGAACCATAAGCATTCGCTTGATGTAGGTTGCGTAGGAACCCTTTTCAGTTTGTTATGTCTCTGGTCCAAATGTGATTGA
- the LOC125577741 gene encoding two-component response regulator-like APRR1 isoform X1 codes for MMDLNGECKGGDGFIDRSRVRILLCDNDSKSLGDVFTLLSQCSYQVTSVKSARQVIDALNAEGPDIDIILAEIDLPMAKGMKMLRYITRDKDLRRIPVIMMSRQDEVPVVVKCLKLGAADYLVKPLRTNELLNLWTHMWRRRRMLGLAEKNMFSYDFDLVGSDPSDPNTNSTNLFSDDTDDRSIRSTNPLRGGLSHQEKECPAATGSVDGTATSAPPPLNHFPGSHHEPNPEKFSSVPKKSRLKIGESSAFFTYVKSTVLATNCQDPPHVNGNGSLHLHPGVVAEKLQVVASEMINTTKQTRRSRETEKNLQNGGATELHGRSYQERNQVAVNRSKDSSQVAYPYYMQGVMNQVMMQSAAMMPQYSHHQHPHYPPNHLNGMTGVPYYHHHPMNTPLQHNQMSQNGQMAMVHHHPSSNEVRASKLDRREEALLKFRRKRNQRCFDKKIRYVNRKKLAERRPRVKGQFVRKMNGVNVDLNGQPDYDDEEEEEDEEEEENRDSSPQDDAQGT; via the exons ATGATGGATTTGAACGGTGAGTGTAAGGGAGGAGATGGGTTTATTGACAGAAGCAGAGTTAGGATTTTGCTTTGTGACAATGATTCCAAGAGCTTGGGAGATGTTTTCACCCTCCTTTCACAGTGTTCTTATCAAG TGACATCAGTGAAGTCAGCAAGGCAGGTGATAGATGCACTAAACGCAGAGGGACCTGATATAGATATAATACTTGCGGAAATTGATCTCCCAATGGCGAAGGGTATGAAGATGCTTAGGTACATCACACGTGACAAAGATCTTCGGAGAATCCCTGTCATAA TGATGTCGAGGCAAGACGAGGTACCTGTTGTGGTGAAGTGCTTGAAGCTAGGTGCTGCTGACTACCTTGTCAAGCCTCTTCGCACCAACGAGCTTCTCAACTTGTGGACACACATGTGGAGAAGAAGACGCATG CTAGGACTTGCTGAGAAGAATATGTTCAGCTATGATTTTGATCTTGTGGGATCTGATCCAAGTGATCCAAACACAAACAGTACCAACCTCTTCTCTGATGACACTGATGATAGAAGCATTAGGTCCACCAACCCGCTGAGAGGAGGTTTAAGCCATCAGGAAAAAGAG TGTCCTGCTGCTACTGGTTCTGTTGATGGCACAGCCACTTCAGCTCCTCCTCCATTAAATCATTTTCCTGGGTCTCATCATGAGCCTAATCCAG AGAAATTTTCTTCAGTGCCAAAGAAGAGTAGATTGAAGATTGGAGAGTCCTCAGCTTTCTTCACATATGTCAAGTCTACTGTCCTGGCTACCAACTGTCAAGATCCTCCCCATGTCAATGGAAACGGCTCACTTCATCTTCACCCAGGTGTGGTTGCGGAGAAGCTTCAAGTAGTAGCCAGTGAGATGATCAACACCACCAAACAAACACGCAGAAGTAGAGAGACTGAGAAAAACTTACAGAATGGCGGCGCCACGGAACTTCATGGTAGGAGTTACCAAGAAAGGAATCAGGTTGCTGTGAACAGAAGTAAGGATTCATCTCAAGTTGCCTATCCTTACTATATGCAAGGGGTCATGAACCAAGTTATGATGCAATCAGCAGCCATGATGCCTCAGTATAGTCATCATCAACATCCTCATTACCCACCTAATCATCTCAATGGAATGACAGGAGTTCCTTATTACCACCACCATCCCATGAACACACCCTTACAGCACAATCAAATGTCACAGAATGGTCAGATGGCTATGGTTCACCATCATCCGTCATCTAACGAGGTGAGAGCGAGTAAACTTGACAGAAGAGAGGAAGCTTTGCTTAAATTTAGACGTAAAAGGAACCAAAGGTGTTTTGATAAGAAGATTAGGTATGTGAATAGGAAGAAGCTCGCTGAGAGGAGGCCGCGTGTTAAGGGTCAGTTTGTTAGGAAAATGAACGGGGTGAATGTTGACTTAAATGGGCAGCCTGACTATGATgacgaggaagaggaggaggatgaagaggaagaggagaatAGGGACTCATCTCCTCAGGATGATGCTCAGGGAACTTGA
- the LOC125577988 gene encoding uncharacterized protein LOC125577988 — MDSQEEVEWCDKEKTNGNDVRFSLVDFVKEGQHFISKTLLKAAFEICAMKHNFDYKLVKSDKKMWYIRCADDDCSWRVRAEGLPGSSYFIIKKYVPHHSCAASKRKGSVRTASAKTIGTLVMHMYETAKEGPRSNDIVQYMRSEHGLEISYSLAWDAREYAINKVKGLPEEGYEKIPKYLHMMREANPGSHTSYERDSEGRFRFLFISFGQSLRGFYVAIRKVIVVDGTFLKSKYKGVLLVATALDGNSNLYPIAFGVVDSENDLAWNWFMRQLNAVIADEHSLAFVSDRNSSIAKAIANVYPQAHHGICIHHLLNNVVTYFSGKGVAGLVAKASKAYRAADFRKLFTAIYSISPEIGNYLIEADVRKWARCQFPGYRYDINTTNPAESINSALRTPREFPVIPLMDSIREMMTRWFFQRRTLSYKHSKPLTIAVEKKIDRRIEKGKKFKVFPISDDRFLVQGDTFDCMVDLVRRTCSCGKFDLMKIPCRHAIKAGFSVGIQAHTLTDDIYTTASWRTAYEESINPIGVPEDAWTVPSHVEQTKVLPPESRRAAGRRKKRRYETAEDKIRSSQGNQGSKGRKCSRCGIRGHDRRTCDRAI, encoded by the coding sequence ATGGATTCACAAGAAGAGGTTGAATGGTGTGACAAAGAGAAGACCAATGGAAATGATGTGCGATTTTCTTTGGTGGATTTTGTGAAGGAGGGTCAACATTTTATTTCGAAAACGCTTTTGAAGGCAGCATTCGAAATATGTGCAATGAAACATAATTTCGACTATAAGCTTGTCAAGTCGGATAAAAAAATGTGGTACATTCGTTGCGCAGATGATGATTGCAGCTGGCGTGTTCGTGCAGAGGGGTTACCTGGTTCatcttattttatcatcaaaaagTATGTACCTCATCATTCATGTGCTGCATCCAAAAGGAAGGGTTCTGTTCGGACAGCTTCAGCAAAAACAATTGGTACTCTGGTTATGCATATGTATGAAACTGCTAAAGAAGGGCCGAGATCTAATGATATAGTCCAGTATATGCGTTCAGAACATGGACTTGAGATATCCTATTCTTTGGCATGGGATGCACGTGAGTATGCAATCAACAAAGTGAAAGGCCTTCCAGAGGAAGGCTATGAAAAAATTCCCAAATACTTGCACATGATGAGGGAAGCTAATCCAGGGTCACACACGTCTTATGAAAGGGATTCTGAAGGGCGATTCAGATTCCTCTTCATCTCCTTTGGTCAGAGTCTTCGCGGTTTCTATGTTGCAATTCGGAAAGTTATTGTTGTGGATGGGACGTTCTTGAAGAGCAAATACAAAGGGGTATTACTGGTTGCTACTGCATTAGATGGAAACTCTAATTTATATCCTATTGCATTTGGAGTTGTCGACTCAGAGAATGACCTTGCGTGGAACTGGTTTATGAGACAACTTAATGCGGTCATTGCTGACGAGCATAGTTTAGCTTTTGTGTCTGATAGGAATTCCTCGATTGCTAAAGCTATTGCTAACGTGTACCCGCAAGCTCATCACGGAATTTGCATTCACCACTTGCTGAATAATGTCGTAACATATTTTAGTGGGAAAGGTGTGGCTGGTTtggttgcaaaggcttctaaagCTTATCGAGCTGCTGATTTTCGTAAGCTGTTCACTGCTATTTACTCTATTAGTCCTGAAATTGGAAATTATCTAATAGAAGCCGATGTGAGGAAGTGGGCTCGTTGTCAATTCCCGGGTTACAGGTATGATATCAACACTACTAACCCTGCGGAGTCGATAAATTCTGCTTTGCGTACGCCTAGAGAGTTTCCAGTAATACCTCTAATGGACAGCATTAGGGAAATGATGACTCGATGGTTTTTCCAACGTAGAACTTTAAGTTATAAGCACTCGAAGCCACTGACCAttgctgtggagaagaagatagACAGAAGGATTGAGAAGGGTAAAAAGTTTAAGGTCTTCCCGATTAGCGATGACAGGTTTTTGGTTCAAGGTGACACTTTTGACTGCATGGTTGACTTGGTCAGACGCACGTGTTCTTGTGGGAAGTTTGATCTGATGAAAATCCCATGCAGGCACGCCATAAAAGCAGGCTTCAGTGTTGGAATACAAGCACACACACTCACAGACGACATATACACTACTGCGTCATGGCGCACGGCTTATGAAGAAAGCATAAATCCTATTGGTGTCCCTGAAGATGCTTGGACTGTTCCATCTCATGTGGAGCAGACGAAAGTCCTTCCTCCAGAGTCTAGACGAGCTGCAGGTAGAAGAAAGAAACGCAGATACGAGACAGCCGAAGATAAGATCCGTTCGTCACAAGGAAATCAAGGCTCTAAAGGTCGCAAATGTAGCCGATGTGGGATTCGAGGGCACGATAGGAGAACATGTGATCGAGCAATATAG
- the LOC106379877 gene encoding probable receptor-like protein kinase At5g61350, producing the protein MEEERYRHLLLLLIVSLFFIKTHSSFTPSDNYLINCGSSAETKLPDGRTFKSDQQSVSFLQTEEDIKTSVDTIPASSDTLPLYLTARIFPGKATYSFYISRPGRHWIRLHFYPLPHPLYNLTDSVFSVTTDTTVLLHDFSATSSSSVVFKEYLVYASEKLSLYFKHHKGSIAFINAVEIVSVPDELVPDSASSVPQSPDFKGLSSFSLQVSHRLNIGGDQVSSKIDPLSRTWLSDKPYNSFPQGTRNVTVDPKTITYPEGGATELIAPNPVYASASEMADAQTSEPNFNLSWSANVDSGHDYFIRLHFCDVVSKSLNELVFNVFINKFIAISGLDLSTKTNALGTAYYADFVLNASAITNGSILVQVGPTPNLQSGKPNAILNGLEIMKLNNAAGSLDGLFGVDGKYRGPSIGMSSKKLAIAGIGFVMGLTAFFGVVVLLVRWQRRPKDWQKQNSFSSWLLPLHAGHSSFMSSKGGSTTSRKMSIFGSKKSKSNGFSSFFSNQGLGRYFPFTELQTATQNFDEKSVIGVGGFGKVYIGEIDGGTQVAIKRGNQSSEQGINEFQTEIQMLSKLRHRHLVSLIGFCDENKEMILVYEYMSNGPLRDHLYGSKENDPNPIPTLSWKQRLEICIGSARGLHYLHTGAAQGIIHRDVKTTNILLDENLVAKVSDFGLSKDAPMEQGHVSTAVKGSFGYLDPEYFRRQQLTDKSDVYSFGVVLFEVLCARPVINPQLPREQVNLAEYAMNLHRKGKLETIIDPKIVGTISKGSLRKFVEAAEKCLAEYGVDRPGMGDVLWNLEYALQLQEASAQVDLSEDKSTMNIQVEFSGEAMQSPPHPLL; encoded by the exons ATGGAGGAAGAACGTTACCgtcatctcctcctcctcctcattgTTTCCCTCTTCTTCATCAAAACCCATTCCTCCTTCACTCCTTCCGACAACTACCTCATCAACTGCGGCTCCTCCGCCGAGACAAAACTCCCGGACGGTCGGACTTTCAAATCCGACCAACAGTCTGTCTCCTTCCTCCAAACCGAAGAAGACATCAAAACCTCCGTCGACACCATCCCCGCCTCCTCCGACACCCTCCCTTTATACCTAACCGCCCGCATCTTCCCCGGAAAAGCAACTTACTCCTTCTACATCTCCCGCCCCGGCCGCCACTGGATCCGCCTCCACTTCTACCCTCTCCCTCACCCTCTCTACAACCTCACCGACTCCGTCTTCTCCGTCACCACCGACACAACCGTTCTCTTACACGACTTCTCGGCCACAAGTTCCTCCTCAGTCGTTTTCAAAGAGTATCTCGTCTACGCATCCGAGAAGCTCTCTTTGTATTTCAAACACCACAAAGGCTCCATAGCTTTCATCAACGCCGTGGAGATAGTCTCCGTCCCCGACGAGCTTGTCCCTGACTCTGCTTCCTCTGTTCCGCAATCTCCTGACTTCAAGGGCCTAAGCAGCTTCTCTCTCCAAGTCTCTCACCGTTTAAACATTGGAGGAGACCAAGTCTCCTCCAAGATCGATCCTCTCTCTCGCACATGGCTCTCTGACAAGCCCTACAACTCTTTCCCCCAAGGCACTCGAAACGTCACCGTCGATCCCAAGACCATAACTTACCCTGAAGGGGGAGCCACGGAGCTCATCGCTCCTAATCCGGTTTACGCATCGGCCTCAGAGATGGCCGATGCGCAAACCAGTGAGCCTAATTTTAATCTCTCGTGGAGCGCGAACGTTGACTCTGGTCATGATTATTTCATCAGGCTCCACTTTTGTGACGTTGTGAGCAAGTCTCTTAACGAACTTGTCTTCAATGTTTTCATCAACAAGTTCATCGCGATCTCTGGACTCGATCTTTCGACCAAGACCAACGCTCTAGGGACGGCTTATTACGCGGACTTCGTGCTCAACGCGTCCGCTATCACCAACGGGTCCATCCTGGTTCAGGTCGGTCCGACGCCTAACCTACAATCAG GTAAACCCAATGCGATTCTCAACGGTTTAGAGATCATGAAGCTGAACAACGCGGCCGGGAGTCTAGACGGGCTTTTCGGGGTCGATGGGAAGTACAGAGGACCGAGTATTGGGATGTCCTCTAAGAAGCTAGCCATTGCGGGTATCGGGTTCGTCATGGGTCTAACCGCTTTCTTCGGGGTTGTTGTGCTGCTTGTTAGATGGCAGAGACGTCCCAAAGACTGGCAAAAACAGAACAGTTTCTCCTCGTGGTTGCTTCCTTTGCACGCAGGACACTCGAGTTTCATGTCAAGCAAGGGCGGGTCAACAACATCGAGGAAAATGAGTATCTTCGGGTCGAAGAAAAGCAAGAGTAATGGCTTCTCTAGCTTCTTCTCAAACCAAGGGTTAGGTCGTTACTTCCCCTTCACGGAACTGCAGACCGCGACGCAGAACTTCGATGAGAAGTCTGTGATCGGTGTTGGAGGATTCGGGAAAGTGTATATCGGAGAGATAGACGGTGGGACGCAAGTGGCTATTAAAAGAGGGAACCAGAGTTCAGAGCAAGGGATCAACGAGTTTCAGACAGAGATTCAGATGCTGTCCAAACTCAGACACAGACACTTGGTCTCTCTTATAGGGTTCTGTGATGAAAACAAAGAGATGATTCTTGTCTATGAGTACATGTCAAACGGTCCTCTACGTGATCATTTATACGGCTCTAAAGAAAACGACCCTAACCCTATACCTACCTTGTCGTGGAAGCAACGTCTAGAGATTTGCATCGGCTCAGCGCGTGGACTCCACTATCTCCACACGGGTGCAGCGCAGGGGATCATCCACCGTGACGTCAAAACCACGAACATTCTCTTGGACGAGAACCTTGTCGCTAAAGTCTCAGACTTTGGACTTTCCAAAGATGCCCCTATGGAACAAGGGCATGTAAGTACAGCTGTGAAGGGTAGTTTCGGGTATTTAGATCCTGAGTACTTCAGAAGACAGCAACTCACTGACAAGTCAGATGTTTACTCGTTCGGTGTGGTGTTGTTCGAGGTTCTATGTGCTAGGCCGGTTATAAACCCACAGTTACCTAGAGAGCAAGTTAACCTAGCAGAGTATGCTATGAACTTGCATAGAAAAGGCAAGTTGGAGACAATCATTGACCCTAAGATTGTCGGAACGATTAGTAAGGGTTCCTTGAGGAAGTTTGTGGAGGCTGCAGAGAAGTGTTTGGCTGAGTATGGTGTTGATAGGCCTGGAATGGGAGATGTGTTGTGGAATCTTGAATATGCTTTGCAGCTTCAAGAAGCTTCAGCTCAAGTTGATTTGTCTGAAGATAAGAGTACAATGAATATTCAGGTGGAATTTTCCGGCGAGGCGATGCAATCTCCGCCGCATCCTTTGCTGTGA
- the LOC125577741 gene encoding two-component response regulator-like APRR1 isoform X2, producing MMDLNGECKGGDGFIDRSRVRILLCDNDSKSLGDVFTLLSQCSYQVTSVKSARQVIDALNAEGPDIDIILAEIDLPMAKGMKMLRYITRDKDLRRIPVIMMSRQDEVPVVVKCLKLGAADYLVKPLRTNELLNLWTHMWRRRRMLGLAEKNMFSYDFDLVGSDPSDPNTNSTNLFSDDTDDRSIRSTNPLRGGLSHQEKECPAATGSVDGTATSAPPPLNHFPGSHHEPNPVPKKSRLKIGESSAFFTYVKSTVLATNCQDPPHVNGNGSLHLHPGVVAEKLQVVASEMINTTKQTRRSRETEKNLQNGGATELHGRSYQERNQVAVNRSKDSSQVAYPYYMQGVMNQVMMQSAAMMPQYSHHQHPHYPPNHLNGMTGVPYYHHHPMNTPLQHNQMSQNGQMAMVHHHPSSNEVRASKLDRREEALLKFRRKRNQRCFDKKIRYVNRKKLAERRPRVKGQFVRKMNGVNVDLNGQPDYDDEEEEEDEEEEENRDSSPQDDAQGT from the exons ATGATGGATTTGAACGGTGAGTGTAAGGGAGGAGATGGGTTTATTGACAGAAGCAGAGTTAGGATTTTGCTTTGTGACAATGATTCCAAGAGCTTGGGAGATGTTTTCACCCTCCTTTCACAGTGTTCTTATCAAG TGACATCAGTGAAGTCAGCAAGGCAGGTGATAGATGCACTAAACGCAGAGGGACCTGATATAGATATAATACTTGCGGAAATTGATCTCCCAATGGCGAAGGGTATGAAGATGCTTAGGTACATCACACGTGACAAAGATCTTCGGAGAATCCCTGTCATAA TGATGTCGAGGCAAGACGAGGTACCTGTTGTGGTGAAGTGCTTGAAGCTAGGTGCTGCTGACTACCTTGTCAAGCCTCTTCGCACCAACGAGCTTCTCAACTTGTGGACACACATGTGGAGAAGAAGACGCATG CTAGGACTTGCTGAGAAGAATATGTTCAGCTATGATTTTGATCTTGTGGGATCTGATCCAAGTGATCCAAACACAAACAGTACCAACCTCTTCTCTGATGACACTGATGATAGAAGCATTAGGTCCACCAACCCGCTGAGAGGAGGTTTAAGCCATCAGGAAAAAGAG TGTCCTGCTGCTACTGGTTCTGTTGATGGCACAGCCACTTCAGCTCCTCCTCCATTAAATCATTTTCCTGGGTCTCATCATGAGCCTAATCCAG TGCCAAAGAAGAGTAGATTGAAGATTGGAGAGTCCTCAGCTTTCTTCACATATGTCAAGTCTACTGTCCTGGCTACCAACTGTCAAGATCCTCCCCATGTCAATGGAAACGGCTCACTTCATCTTCACCCAGGTGTGGTTGCGGAGAAGCTTCAAGTAGTAGCCAGTGAGATGATCAACACCACCAAACAAACACGCAGAAGTAGAGAGACTGAGAAAAACTTACAGAATGGCGGCGCCACGGAACTTCATGGTAGGAGTTACCAAGAAAGGAATCAGGTTGCTGTGAACAGAAGTAAGGATTCATCTCAAGTTGCCTATCCTTACTATATGCAAGGGGTCATGAACCAAGTTATGATGCAATCAGCAGCCATGATGCCTCAGTATAGTCATCATCAACATCCTCATTACCCACCTAATCATCTCAATGGAATGACAGGAGTTCCTTATTACCACCACCATCCCATGAACACACCCTTACAGCACAATCAAATGTCACAGAATGGTCAGATGGCTATGGTTCACCATCATCCGTCATCTAACGAGGTGAGAGCGAGTAAACTTGACAGAAGAGAGGAAGCTTTGCTTAAATTTAGACGTAAAAGGAACCAAAGGTGTTTTGATAAGAAGATTAGGTATGTGAATAGGAAGAAGCTCGCTGAGAGGAGGCCGCGTGTTAAGGGTCAGTTTGTTAGGAAAATGAACGGGGTGAATGTTGACTTAAATGGGCAGCCTGACTATGATgacgaggaagaggaggaggatgaagaggaagaggagaatAGGGACTCATCTCCTCAGGATGATGCTCAGGGAACTTGA